The following are from one region of the Chanos chanos chromosome 10, fChaCha1.1, whole genome shotgun sequence genome:
- the ppp1r1c gene encoding protein phosphatase 1 regulatory subunit 1C, with amino-acid sequence MEPNSPKKIQFAVPLFQSQLDPQAAEHIRKRRPTPATLVIYNDPSAPDDKQTTSSQGEAPGTQLSPAQRKQSVYTPPTVRELQLVMEQRLQMQEQMETGHCDSPDTPSPVTAQHYGNAAQWANHSGPQPSGSYVSSEFQLANSEAGGESSETSECQEKNMSSPSSISR; translated from the exons ATGGAGCCCAACAGTCCTAAGAAGATCCAGTTTGCTGTGCCTCTATTCCAGAGTCAGTTGGATCCTCAGGCTGCGGAGCAT ATTCGCAAAAGGAGACCGACGCCCGCCACACTGGTCATTTACAACGACCCCAGTGCACCAG atgacaaacagacaacaagCAGTCAAGGAGAG GCTCCCGGTACCCAGCTGTCTCCTGCCCAGAGAAAGCAGAGTGTATACACACCACCAACCGTGAGAG AACTCCAGCTGGTGATGGAGCAGCGCCTTCAGATGCAGGAGCAGATGGAGACAGGGCACTGTGACAGCCCAGACACGCCCAGTCCCGTTACAGCGCAGCACTATGGTAACGCAGCTCAGTGGGCCAATCACAGCGGCCCACAGCCCAGCGGGTCTTATGTCAGTTCGGAGTTTCAGCTAGCCAACAGTGAGGCTGGGG GAGAGTCTTCAGAGACTTCAGAGTGTCAGGAGAAAAACATGTCAAGTCCGTCCTCTATTTCCCGATAA